The Herpetosiphonaceae bacterium genome contains the following window.
CGCGCCGCGCCTCTCCTGCCGTCGGTGCGTGGGCTTCCGTAGGCGCGTGGGCGCCCACCACGTATGCGACCAGCCGCTGCGCCCCAGGCCGATCTTCCCGCGCCAGCACCACGGCCGCGCGCACGGCGGGATGCTGCCCCAGCACCGCCTCGATCTCGCCCAGTTCGATGCGATACCCCCGCAGCTTGACCTGCCCATCGATCCGCCCCAGAAACTCCAGCGCGCCATCCGCCCGGTAGCGCGCCAGATCCCCGGTGCGGTAGAGCCGCGCCCCCGGCCGGGTGCCCTCTGGGCGGCTGAACGGATGCGGCACGAAGCGCGCAGCCGTCAGCGTCGGCTGCCGGTGATAGCCCCGCGCCATGCCCACCCCGCCAATGTAAACCTCGCCCGTCACGCCCAGCGGCACCGGCTGCATCCGCCCGTCGAGCAGATAGACCTCGGTGTTGGCGATCGGCTGCCCGATCGGCGGCAGGTGGCCGCGCGCCTCGGCGGCGACCGGCGTGGCGGTGGCGACCACGCTGGTTTCGGTCGGGCCGTAGTGGTTGAACACCGGAAACGGCAGCCCGGCGGGCAGCGGATGGAGCTGATCGCCGCCCGTCAGCAGCGCGCGCAGCGCTAGCGTGGACGGCCAGGGCTGCGCCAGCGCGGCCTCGGCCAGCGCGGTCGGCAGGAAGCAGACGGTGATGCGCTGAGCGGCCAGCCAGGGCACCAGCGCCTGCGGCGTGGCGCGCGTGGCGGCATCGGGGATCACCAGACACGCGCCGCTGGCGAGATAAGGCCAGAGCTCCCAGACGGAGGCGTCGAAGGCGGGGGCGGCGATCAGCGTGGCGCGGTCGGCGGGGGTCAGGGCATAGGTGCGCTGGTGCCAGGCGACGAGATTGAGCAGGCCGCGCTGGGGCACGGCGACGCCTTTGGGGGTGCCGGTGGAGCCGGAGGTATAGATCAGATAGGCGAGGTGGTCGAGGGTGGCGGCGCTGGTGGGGGCGTGGGTGGGCGCGGCGTCGAGCAGAGCACGGTCGGCGTCGAGGCAGAGTACGGGCAGCGCGGCGGGCAACGCGGCGGGGCGCAGGGGGGCGGTGGTAAGCAGCAGGGCGGGCTGGGCATCGTGGAGCATGCGCGCGGTGCGGGCGGCGGGGGCGGCGGGGTCGAGCGGCAGGAAGCCGCCGCCGGCCTTGAGCACGGCGAGTTGGGCGAGGACGAGGGCGGCGGAGCGGTCGAGGACGAGGGCGACGCAGACATCGGGGGCGACGCCACGGGCCTGGAGCAGATGGGCAAGCTGATTGGCGCGCTGGTCGAGGGCGTGATAGGACCAGGCGTGGTCGGGATCAACGAGGGCGAGGGCGTGGGGGCGCTGGGCGGCGTGGGCGGCGACGAGGTCGGGGAGGCGGGAGGCGGCGGGGTAGGGCGCGTGGGTGGCGTTCCAGGCGCTGAGCTGGTGCCACTCGGCGGCGGGCAGCCGTGGCAGCGCGTCCAGGCGTCCCTCCGGCTGCGCGAGCATGCCTTCCAGTAGCAGCTCAAGCCGAGCAAGCATCCGCTCGATCGTGGCTCGATCGTAGCGCTGATGATCATAGATCATCCGGCACAAGAGCTGCGGACCCGCGAAAACGGCTAATGTCAGCGGGTAGCTGGGCTGTCTCACGACATCGAGCGTTCGATTGGCCCACTGACCGCCTTCAGCTTGCAAGGCATCCTGAAGCAGGTACCGCTCGAAAACAACGATCGTATTGAACAAAGGCACGCCCTGGGGAACCTCGCTCCATTGCTGCACCTGCGCCAGCGAAGCCCGCTGATGGTCGCGAATCGCTACGTTGAGCGATCGAAGCTCTTTGAGCCAGGCCAGCAGAGGCATATCGGGAACAATTCGCACGCGGATCGGCAGTGTGGTGATGAACAAGCCGATCATCGAATCGACGCCTTCGATCGTTCCGTAGCGGCCCCGGCGTGTCACCCCGAACACAACATCATCCTGGCCGCTATACTGGCTCAGCAGCAGTGCCCAGGCTCCCTGGATCAAGGTATTCACCGTGAGATCATGCTGTTGAGCCAGCCGCGTGAGGGCTTCGGTGGTGGTTGTCGTTAGGAGAAGATCCTGATCGGTGTACCCGCCTCGGCTGTTATCTCGGTAGCGATCCTGCCCGTCTACGGCTATCAGCGTCGGCGCGGTAAAGCCTTTGAGCAGATCGCGCCAGACGTGCTCCTCCTGTGCCTGGTCTTGCTGCCGCTGCCACTCGATATAGTCCTGATACGGACGTGGCTGTGGCAGCGCCAGATCTTGGCTACGGCAGCCTGCCTCGTACAG
Protein-coding sequences here:
- a CDS encoding amino acid adenylation domain-containing protein — protein: MLFNSLYASESGVDIVQVVAVLPERLKLPAFKDALARMIERHAILRTAFRWEGLPEPLQEVVATVPLPLEVEDWRDQPAERHQQRLDEYIRADRRRGFTLTQAPLIRLTLIQLAEADYRLIFAFHHTLLDGRSLLLLMKELFALYEAGCRSQDLALPQPRPYQDYIEWQRQQDQAQEEHVWRDLLKGFTAPTLIAVDGQDRYRDNSRGGYTDQDLLLTTTTTEALTRLAQQHDLTVNTLIQGAWALLLSQYSGQDDVVFGVTRRGRYGTIEGVDSMIGLFITTLPIRVRIVPDMPLLAWLKELRSLNVAIRDHQRASLAQVQQWSEVPQGVPLFNTIVVFERYLLQDALQAEGGQWANRTLDVVRQPSYPLTLAVFAGPQLLCRMIYDHQRYDRATIERMLARLELLLEGMLAQPEGRLDALPRLPAAEWHQLSAWNATHAPYPAASRLPDLVAAHAAQRPHALALVDPDHAWSYHALDQRANQLAHLLQARGVAPDVCVALVLDRSAALVLAQLAVLKAGGGFLPLDPAAPAARTARMLHDAQPALLLTTAPLRPAALPAALPVLCLDADRALLDAAPTHAPTSAATLDHLAYLIYTSGSTGTPKGVAVPQRGLLNLVAWHQRTYALTPADRATLIAAPAFDASVWELWPYLASGACLVIPDAATRATPQALVPWLAAQRITVCFLPTALAEAALAQPWPSTLALRALLTGGDQLHPLPAGLPFPVFNHYGPTETSVVATATPVAAEARGHLPPIGQPIANTEVYLLDGRMQPVPLGVTGEVYIGGVGMARGYHRQPTLTAARFVPHPFSRPEGTRPGARLYRTGDLARYRADGALEFLGRIDGQVKLRGYRIELGEIEAVLGQHPAVRAAVVLAREDRPGAQRLVAYVVGAHAPTEAHAPTAGEARR